The following are encoded in a window of Mycolicibacterium tusciae JS617 genomic DNA:
- a CDS encoding aldehyde dehydrogenase, with amino-acid sequence MTQTVADKTPAGQPAYRTQWDKLFIGGKWVEPASSEVIEVRSPATGELVGKVPLATEADVNAACAAARKAFDEGPWPHMAPQERAAILAAAIGGMEARADELKYLLAAETGQPQTIVDMMQYGAAMSAFQYYAGAADKFAWQDIRDGVYGQTLVVREPIGVVGAVTAWNVPFFLAANKLGPAFLAGCTVVLKPAAETPLSVFAMAEIFAEAGLPEGVLSIVPGGPDTGRALTSNPELDKFTFTGSSAVGKEIAKIAAEKLKPCTLELGGKSAAIILEDADLDSTLPMLGFSGVMNSGQACVAQTRILAPRSRYDEVVEKLSNFIAAMPVGLPDDPNAAIGPLISEKQRERVEGYIKKGVDEGARIVTGGGRPEGLDSGWFVQPTVFADVDNSMTIAQEEIFGPVLAVIPYDTEEDAIRIANDSVYGLAGSVWTTDNKKALEIAKKIRTGTYAVNMYAFDPCAPFGGYKNSGIGRENGPEGIEAYVEPKSVLLPFGYTPED; translated from the coding sequence ATGACACAGACCGTCGCTGACAAGACACCCGCCGGCCAGCCGGCGTATCGGACACAGTGGGACAAGCTGTTCATCGGCGGCAAGTGGGTCGAGCCGGCGTCCTCGGAGGTCATCGAGGTGCGCTCACCTGCAACCGGCGAGCTGGTGGGCAAGGTGCCGCTGGCCACCGAAGCTGACGTCAACGCGGCATGCGCGGCCGCGCGCAAGGCCTTCGATGAGGGACCGTGGCCGCACATGGCGCCGCAGGAGCGGGCCGCGATCCTCGCCGCCGCCATCGGAGGCATGGAAGCGCGCGCCGACGAACTCAAGTACCTGCTGGCCGCCGAGACCGGGCAGCCGCAGACGATCGTCGACATGATGCAGTACGGCGCCGCGATGTCGGCGTTCCAGTACTACGCCGGTGCTGCCGACAAGTTCGCATGGCAAGACATCCGCGACGGTGTCTACGGACAGACGCTGGTCGTGCGCGAGCCCATTGGTGTCGTCGGCGCCGTCACCGCGTGGAACGTTCCGTTCTTCCTCGCGGCCAACAAGCTGGGCCCGGCCTTCCTGGCCGGCTGCACCGTCGTGCTCAAGCCAGCCGCGGAGACGCCGCTTTCGGTGTTCGCGATGGCCGAGATCTTCGCCGAGGCTGGCCTGCCCGAGGGCGTGCTGTCGATCGTGCCCGGCGGCCCCGACACCGGGCGGGCGCTGACGTCCAACCCCGAGCTGGACAAGTTCACGTTCACCGGCAGCTCCGCGGTCGGCAAGGAAATCGCCAAGATCGCCGCCGAGAAGCTCAAGCCGTGCACGCTGGAGCTCGGCGGCAAGTCCGCCGCGATCATCCTCGAGGACGCCGACCTGGACTCCACCCTTCCGATGCTCGGGTTCTCGGGCGTGATGAACAGTGGACAGGCGTGCGTCGCGCAGACCCGCATCCTGGCACCGCGCTCGCGGTACGACGAAGTCGTCGAGAAGCTCTCGAACTTCATCGCCGCCATGCCGGTCGGCCTGCCCGACGACCCGAACGCCGCGATCGGCCCGCTGATCTCCGAGAAGCAGCGTGAGCGGGTCGAGGGTTACATCAAGAAGGGTGTCGACGAAGGTGCCCGGATCGTCACCGGCGGCGGACGCCCCGAAGGGCTGGACAGCGGCTGGTTCGTCCAGCCGACGGTGTTCGCCGACGTCGACAACTCGATGACGATCGCGCAGGAGGAGATCTTCGGGCCCGTGCTGGCCGTGATTCCGTATGACACCGAAGAGGACGCCATCCGCATCGCCAACGATTCGGTGTACGGCCTCGCCGGCAGCGTGTGGACGACGGACAACAAGAAGGCGCTCGAGATCGCGAAGAAGATCCGCACGGGCACGTATGCCGTCAACATGTACGCATTCGATCCCTGTGCCCCGTTCGGCGGCTACAAGAACTCCGGCATCGGTCGCGAGAACGGCCCCGAAGGGATCGAGGCCTATGTCGAGCCCAAGAGCGTTCTGCTGCCGTTCGGTTACACACCCGAGGACTAG
- a CDS encoding TetR/AcrR family transcriptional regulator, whose product MLISAAEVLRERGAAGVTIDEVLARSGAPRGSVYHHFPEGRNQILTEALQYAGEAITGVIDEAADNGGMFLVRKFVVFWEELLVESTFTAGCPVVAAAIGSADEEPQLTTVAGSIFSLWRDALTRAFVSDGFADSDAASLATMCIASLEGAVVLCRSTRSVDPLKDVAAQLEFLIKSREFVQRYGLPTSPVG is encoded by the coding sequence ATGTTGATCAGCGCCGCCGAGGTGCTGCGTGAACGTGGCGCAGCGGGCGTCACGATCGACGAAGTGCTCGCGCGCAGCGGCGCACCCCGCGGCTCGGTCTACCACCACTTCCCCGAGGGCAGGAATCAGATCCTCACCGAGGCCTTGCAGTATGCAGGTGAAGCAATCACCGGAGTCATCGACGAAGCCGCCGACAACGGTGGCATGTTCCTGGTCAGGAAGTTCGTCGTGTTCTGGGAAGAACTACTCGTCGAGAGCACCTTCACCGCGGGCTGCCCGGTAGTCGCCGCCGCTATCGGTTCGGCCGACGAAGAACCACAACTGACCACCGTGGCCGGCAGCATCTTCAGCCTCTGGCGCGACGCCCTCACCCGGGCATTCGTCTCCGACGGCTTCGCCGACAGCGACGCCGCATCGCTGGCCACCATGTGCATCGCATCCCTGGAAGGTGCTGTCGTGCTGTGCCGGTCGACGCGCAGTGTGGATCCACTCAAAGATGTCGCTGCCCAACTCGAATTCCTGATCAAGTCAAGGGAATTCGTGCAGCGCTACGGGCTGCCTACCAGCCCCGTCGGCTAG